In Porites lutea chromosome 1, jaPorLute2.1, whole genome shotgun sequence, a single genomic region encodes these proteins:
- the LOC140938591 gene encoding SWI/SNF-related matrix-associated actin-dependent regulator of chromatin subfamily A containing DEAD/H box 1-like codes for MTTILSFFNDCSIHELAAVPSLSVKKAEKIIKMRPFDSWDDLVLKLDSAPNLSSQLIENCQSLLDERKGVEDLMNKCEEISSKIQDMLTLRLSAINENSSFNGKIGGTVITSQPKSLNNSLQLKPYQLTSLNWLVLMHEQGVNAILADEMGLGKTVQAISFLAHLSETGEKGPHLIVVPASTLDNWCREIKTWCPSMDFSMYYGSQEERRLLRIEAEFRQLKPQIVITTYSVANGNDEDRRFLRKLNCNYLVLDEGHMLKNMQSQRYQGLMRMKAQRRLLLTGTPLQNNLLELMSLLSFVMPRMFGESFEGIKMLFSNYSKMSGEPGSNYEKATVAQAKRIMKPFVLRRLKSDVLQQLPAKHDHVIKWELTKRQRELYNDSFVNCSKQFKQSGNSSQYNNILMTLRKAANHPLLLRSLYTDETLLKMAKKYCKDPAHRDSEPDLVFEDMTVMSDFELHNLCREERRLADHCLQKEVLIKSGKFVYLDALLPELKGKNCRVLLFSQFTMVMDIIEVYLSDRRHRYLRLDGQTSVVERQGLIDKFNGDADIFVFLLSTKAGGLGINLTSANVVILHDIDFNPYNDKQAEDRCHRVGQTREVTVYRLIAKDTIEEAILQCAQSKLRLEQDMAASDKDESASPKDVSELLQEAFNNVSATIEPC; via the exons ATGACCACCATACTTTCATTCTTCAATGACTGTTCAATCCACGAGCTGGCTGCTGTTCCTAGTCTCTCAgttaaaaaagctgaaaagatCATTAAAATGAGGCCTTTTGATTCCTGGGATGACCTT GTTTTAAAGCTGGATTCTGCACCAAACTTGTCATCACAG TTAATAGAAAACTGCCAAAGCCTTTTGGATGAGCGTAAAGGTGTGGAGGATCTGATGAATAAGtgtgaagaaatctcaagtaaAATCCAAGATATGCTGACATTGAGATTAAGT GCTATCAATGAGAACAGTTCTTTCAATGGAAAAATAGGAGGGACTGTGATAACTTCACAACCTAAATCTTTAAATAACAG cCTTCAGTTGAAGCCATATCAGTTGACAAGCCTTAACTGGTTAGTTCTGATGCACGAACAAGGAGTTAATGCAATTTTAGCTGATGAAATG GGCCTTGGGAAGACCGTTCAAGCCATTTCATTCCTTGCTCATTTGAGTGAAACTGGAGAAAAAGGACCGCACTTGATTGTTGTCCCCGCGTCAACCTTAG ATAACTGGTGCAGGGAGATCAAAACCTGGTGTCCATCAATGGACTTCTCTATGTATTATG GAAGTCAAGAAGAGAGACGTTTATTGAGGATTGAAGCAGAGTTTAGACAGTTGAAACCCCAGATTGTTATAACAAC TTACTCCGTGGCAAACGGAAATGATGAAGATCGTAGATTTCTTCGGAAGCTAAATTGTAACTACCTGGTACTGGATGAAGGTCACATGCTAAAGAACATGCAATCACAGAGATACCAAGGACTAATGAGAATGAAG GCCCAACGCCGACTTCTTCTCACAGGAACGCCTCTACAGAATAACTTACTGGAGTTGATGTCTCTTCTAAGCTTTGTGATGCCTCGCATGTTCGGTGAAAGTTTTGAAGGAATTAAAATGCTCTTTTCTAACTACAGTAAAATG AGTGGTGAACCAGGGAGTAACTATGAGAAAGCGACAGTCGCGCAAGCTAAACGAATCATGAAACCTTTTGTACTTAGAAGGCTAAAGAGTGAT GTTCTACAGCAGCTTCCAGCAAAGCATGATCACGTGATTAAATGGGAGTTGACCAAACGTCAAAGAGAGTTATACAATGATAGCTTTGTGAACTGTTCAAAACAATTCAAACAGTCAG GTAACAGCTCacaatacaataatattttgaTGACCCTACGTAAAGCGGCGAATCATCCTCTGTTACTGCGTAGTCTTTACACGGACGAAACCCTGCTGAAAATGGCCAAAAAGTATTGTAAG gACCCAGCCCACCGCGACTCTGAGCCTGATCTGGTATTTGAGGACATGACAGTCATGTCAGATTTTGAACTTCATAATTTATGTCGCGAGGAGAGG AGACTGGCCGATCATTGTCTTCAGAAAGAAGTGTTAATAAAATCAGGAAAGTTTGTCTATTTGGACGCCCTGTTACCTGAATTAAAGGGAAAG AATTGTCGCGTGCTACTCTTCAGCCAATTCACCATGGTGATGGATATTATAGAGGTCTATCTATCAGACAGACGACACCGCTACTTGAGACTAGACGGACAGACATCAGTAGTGGAAAG ACAAGGTCTTATTGACAAGTTCAATGGCGATGCTGATATCTTCGTATTTCTCCTTTCGACCAAAGCAG GGGGCCTAGGAATTAACTTGACGTCGGCAAATGTTGTGATTTTACACGACATTGATTTCAACCCGTATAACGACAAACAAGCTGAAGACCGCTGTCATCGAGTTGGTCAGACAAG AGAGGTCACTGTGTATCGCCTTATAGCTAAAGACACAATAGAAGAAGCTATTCTACAATGTGCACAGAGCAAACTCAGATTAGAACAAGACATGGCCGCCTCAGATAAGG ACGAATCAGCCTCTCCAAAAGATGTTTCAGAACTACTACAGGAGGCTTTCAATAACGTTTCAGCAACAATTGAACCCTGCTGA